A region of Toxorhynchites rutilus septentrionalis strain SRP chromosome 1, ASM2978413v1, whole genome shotgun sequence DNA encodes the following proteins:
- the LOC129769463 gene encoding myosin regulatory light chain 2, whose protein sequence is MSEKKEKTKKKKASSKEETPADTPAETPAAPTPSDSGSQRGSTRGSSSRKAKKAPSSVFVLFSQKQIAEFKEAFQLMDNDKDGVIGKNDLRSTFDALGKLCSDKELDEMLGEAPGPLNFTQLLTLFANRMSGGGTDDDDVVINAFKAFDMNGKIDGEKFRYALTHWGVDKFTEDEVDDAFDQMVVDDKGFIDTAALISMLTGTEEEAEE, encoded by the exons ATG TCTGAGAAGAAGGAAAAgaccaagaagaagaaggcctCCTCCAAGGAAGAGACCCCTGCCGATACCCCAGCAGAGACCCCAGCGGCCCCAACCCCATCGGACTCCGGCTCTCAGCGTGGATCCACCCGTGGCTCGTCTTCCCGCAAGGCTAAGAAGGCCCCATCCTCCGTCTTCGTCCTCTTCTCCCAGAAGCAGATCGCCGAATTCAAGGAG GCCTTCCAGCTAATGGATAACGACAAGGATGGTGTGATCGGCAAGAATGATCTCCGTTCGACCTTCGATGCCCTGGGCAAACTGTGCTCAGATAAGGAATTGGACGAAATGCTTGGCGAAGCTCCGGGACCACTCAACTTCACCCAGCTGTTGACGCTGTTCGCCAACCGCATGTCGGGAGGTGGCACTGATGACGATGACGTTGTCATCAACGCCTTCAAGGCCTTCGACATGAACGGCAAGATCGACGGTGAGAAGTTCCGTTATGCCCTGACCCACTGGGGAGTCGACAAGTTCACCGAGGATGAGGTTGATGATGCATTCGACCAGATGGTCGTCGACGATAAGGGCTTCATCGATACCGCCGCTCTGATCTCCATGCTGACCGGTACCGAAGAGGAAGCGGAAGAATAA